One window of the Actinomyces procaprae genome contains the following:
- a CDS encoding response regulator transcription factor, with protein MDRIHDSQQASHEARLLVVDDEPNIRDLLASSLRFAGFEVLTAADGNGALRGAEDADPDLIVLDVMLPDMDGFTVARRLRERDVTIPILFLTARDDMADKVQGLTVGGDDYVTKPFGLEEVVARIRAILRRTRALEGEDDGVVRVADLVLDEDAHEVHRAGVEVDLSPTEFKLLRYLMLNAGRVVSKSQILDHVWEYDWNGDAAIVESYISYLRRKVDQISGADGTPVAPLIQTRRGVGYMLREPKAS; from the coding sequence ATGGACCGAATCCACGACTCTCAGCAGGCATCTCATGAGGCACGTCTCCTAGTTGTCGACGACGAGCCGAATATTCGCGACCTGCTCGCATCATCGCTGCGCTTCGCCGGCTTTGAGGTGCTTACGGCGGCGGATGGGAACGGCGCCCTGCGCGGCGCCGAGGACGCCGACCCCGACCTGATCGTGCTGGACGTCATGCTGCCGGACATGGACGGCTTCACCGTAGCCCGCCGCCTGCGCGAGCGTGACGTGACCATCCCGATCCTGTTCCTGACCGCCCGCGACGACATGGCGGACAAGGTGCAGGGCCTGACCGTCGGCGGTGACGACTACGTCACCAAGCCCTTCGGCCTGGAGGAGGTCGTGGCGCGCATCCGCGCCATTCTGCGTCGCACCCGTGCACTGGAGGGGGAGGACGACGGCGTCGTGCGCGTAGCCGACCTGGTTCTGGACGAGGACGCCCACGAGGTCCACCGGGCCGGCGTCGAGGTGGACCTGTCCCCCACCGAGTTCAAGCTGCTGCGCTACCTCATGCTCAACGCGGGCCGCGTCGTATCCAAGTCCCAGATCCTGGACCACGTGTGGGAGTACGACTGGAACGGTGATGCCGCCATCGTCGAGTCCTACATCTCCTACCTGCGCCGCAAGGTCGACCAGATCTCCGGAGCGGACGGAACCCCGGTCGCCCCGCTGATTCAGACGCGCCGCGGCGTCGGCTACATGCTGCGCGAGCCCAAGGCGAGCTGA
- a CDS encoding ABC transporter ATP-binding protein, translated as MSTTPSPRPGGRRALAGWLLSVTRPVLPPLLGSAACRVADQLAGVALLALAAHAVVDAALRLAAGGTVPPLGPVAGAMAALSLLKAALRYGEQLLGHTVAFTSLELLRAELFRSLARRAPRVLTTARSGDLLARATKDVDRIEVFFAHTFAPVVSALLVPLAVLAAIGGATTWPVAAAGAAVLAAAVGCVPLLGRRMTAVGSRRVLAARAELTQHVTDSVQGLAEVVGYGRGAERLERTRLHDDDLAAAGRPPAAAGALRRGAGQLLVLAGPIAVVAAGAGPVGAGVVSPAALAAAAAAVLRLGEVTRGVEELAGSLSAALAAAARVHAVACAPVEMADGAVILPPGRLAVSWEEVDYTYPEASRASLRGVSARAEAGGWTCLVGASGSGKTTLARLALRFDDPARGRVRVGGVDLRDLEAESMRDRVALVAQEAHLFRMSVADNVRLARPCATREQVEAACRIAAVHEDVVAMPAGYDTVLGERGATVSGGQRQRIALARALLALPDVLVLDEFTSHLDPAVDARVRDGVRHWADRNEVTVVEITHRLHRIEQADHVVVLDAGRVVQSGPPGELLAQAEGPLARLRARQE; from the coding sequence ATGAGTACCACGCCCTCGCCCCGCCCGGGCGGCCGCCGCGCACTGGCCGGCTGGCTGCTCTCCGTGACCAGGCCCGTGCTGCCGCCGCTGCTGGGCTCCGCCGCCTGCCGCGTCGCCGACCAGCTGGCGGGCGTGGCGCTGCTCGCCCTGGCCGCCCACGCCGTGGTCGACGCCGCCCTCCGCCTCGCCGCAGGCGGCACCGTCCCCCCGCTCGGGCCGGTGGCCGGCGCCATGGCGGCCCTGTCACTGCTGAAGGCGGCGCTGCGCTACGGGGAGCAACTGCTCGGGCACACGGTCGCCTTCACCTCCCTGGAGCTGCTGCGCGCCGAGCTGTTCCGGTCCCTGGCCCGCCGTGCCCCACGGGTACTGACCACCGCCCGCTCCGGCGACCTGCTGGCCCGCGCCACCAAGGACGTGGACCGCATCGAGGTGTTCTTCGCCCACACCTTCGCCCCCGTCGTCAGCGCCCTGCTCGTGCCACTGGCGGTACTGGCGGCCATCGGGGGCGCCACCACCTGGCCGGTTGCCGCCGCGGGCGCCGCCGTGCTGGCGGCGGCGGTCGGGTGCGTCCCGCTACTCGGCAGAAGGATGACCGCGGTCGGCTCCCGGCGCGTGCTCGCCGCCCGGGCGGAGCTGACCCAGCACGTGACCGACTCCGTGCAGGGACTGGCGGAGGTGGTCGGCTACGGGCGCGGTGCCGAGCGCCTGGAGCGCACACGCCTGCACGACGACGACCTGGCCGCGGCCGGCCGCCCGCCGGCCGCGGCCGGAGCGCTGCGCCGGGGCGCCGGGCAGCTGCTGGTACTGGCGGGACCCATCGCCGTGGTGGCGGCCGGCGCGGGCCCGGTCGGCGCCGGGGTCGTCTCCCCCGCCGCGCTGGCCGCCGCCGCAGCCGCCGTCCTGCGCCTGGGTGAGGTCACGCGCGGCGTGGAGGAGCTGGCGGGCTCCCTGTCCGCCGCGCTCGCGGCCGCCGCGCGGGTCCACGCGGTGGCCTGCGCCCCCGTGGAGATGGCCGACGGCGCGGTCATCCTGCCGCCCGGTCGGCTCGCCGTCTCCTGGGAGGAGGTCGACTACACCTACCCGGAGGCGTCCCGTGCCTCGCTGCGCGGGGTGAGTGCGCGTGCCGAGGCGGGCGGGTGGACCTGCCTGGTGGGGGCCTCGGGCTCCGGTAAGACGACGCTGGCGCGCCTGGCGCTGCGCTTCGACGACCCGGCCCGCGGGCGAGTGCGCGTGGGCGGGGTGGACCTGCGCGACCTGGAGGCTGAGAGCATGCGCGACCGGGTCGCCCTGGTCGCGCAGGAGGCGCACCTGTTCCGCATGAGCGTGGCCGACAATGTGCGCCTGGCCCGCCCCTGCGCCACTCGCGAGCAGGTCGAGGCCGCCTGCCGGATCGCCGCCGTGCATGAGGACGTGGTGGCCATGCCCGCCGGCTACGACACGGTGCTGGGTGAGCGCGGCGCCACGGTCTCCGGCGGCCAGCGGCAGCGAATCGCCCTGGCACGCGCCCTGCTCGCCCTGCCCGACGTGCTGGTGCTGGATGAGTTCACCAGCCACCTCGACCCCGCCGTGGATGCCCGTGTGCGCGACGGCGTGCGCCACTGGGCGGACCGGAACGAGGTCACGGTCGTGGAGATCACGCACCGGCTGCACCGCATCGAGCAGGCCGACCACGTCGTCGTGCTCGACGCCGGACGCGTGGTGCAGTCCGGTCCGCCGGGGGAGTTGCTGGCGCAGGCCGAGGGGCCGCTCGCGCGCCTGCGCGCCCGCCAGGAGTGA
- a CDS encoding ABC transporter ATP-binding protein/permease, with translation MTKTLPAARPGPELTAAVVAAKARLGTRAGVRANAAAALLTGAGALADACALIAVARALARLAPAAVPAVAEHAGASAPGEWGRHLAAATAAALVSALCAAATQYIAQVSAATEEGALRRQVLAHLFELGPARAADRSGATVTLLTDGAERVAAYRQTFLVPTTAAIASPLLVLALVGTAVDPLSAGVLAAAFIAVPALVVVLHRRLRRSSAASRAQRMRLSAEYLDAIQGLTTLVLARAAERRATDLEAFGEANRRAVMRLLAGNQLVILITDGLFSLFLVTAAAVLALIRLASGAIGLDGAIALVLISFILLQPLGRVGSFFYVGMGGMANQRALRRVLARRRPAGAAPQPDPDDPAGPSTAAHTAAPMVSLRGVTAAWEPRPGEPSGPGGHPGSAAHPRPEPPAPVTVLADVNLEVAPGEHLAVVGPSGAGKSTLISLIAGDLLPAAGTVRVAGTAATATTQDAIRAASAVVTQSTWLFTGTIADNLRLADPTATDERMWQALAAANLASEVRALPEGLHTDVGERGSRLSGGQAQRLSLARAFLADRPLLLLDEPTSQVDLDAEAAILDAIERLSVGRTVITVSHRSGALTAADRVVRVEGGGLR, from the coding sequence ATGACGAAGACGCTGCCCGCCGCCCGTCCCGGCCCCGAGCTGACGGCGGCCGTCGTTGCTGCAAAGGCGCGGCTCGGTACGCGCGCCGGTGTCCGCGCCAACGCGGCGGCCGCCCTGCTGACCGGCGCCGGCGCACTGGCCGACGCCTGTGCCCTGATCGCAGTTGCCCGTGCGCTCGCCCGTCTGGCGCCCGCCGCCGTTCCGGCCGTAGCCGAACACGCCGGCGCCTCCGCCCCCGGTGAGTGGGGGCGCCACCTCGCCGCGGCCACGGCGGCGGCGCTCGTCTCCGCGCTGTGCGCGGCCGCCACCCAGTACATCGCCCAGGTCAGTGCCGCCACCGAGGAGGGCGCCCTGCGCCGCCAGGTGCTGGCCCACCTGTTCGAGCTCGGCCCGGCCCGCGCCGCGGACCGCTCCGGCGCCACGGTCACCCTGCTGACGGACGGTGCCGAGCGGGTGGCCGCCTACCGGCAGACCTTCCTCGTGCCCACCACGGCCGCAATCGCCTCCCCGCTGCTGGTGCTGGCACTGGTCGGGACGGCGGTCGACCCCCTGTCCGCGGGGGTGCTCGCCGCGGCCTTCATCGCCGTGCCGGCCCTCGTCGTCGTCCTGCACCGGAGGCTGCGCCGCTCCTCCGCCGCGTCCCGCGCCCAGCGCATGCGGCTGAGCGCCGAATACCTGGACGCCATCCAGGGACTGACCACCCTCGTGCTCGCCCGCGCCGCCGAGCGCCGCGCCACCGACCTGGAGGCCTTCGGGGAGGCCAACCGCCGGGCGGTGATGCGGCTGCTCGCCGGCAACCAGCTGGTCATCCTCATCACCGACGGCCTGTTCTCCCTGTTCCTGGTCACCGCCGCAGCGGTGCTCGCCCTGATCCGCCTGGCCTCCGGGGCGATCGGGCTCGACGGCGCCATCGCCCTGGTGCTGATCTCCTTCATCCTGCTTCAGCCCCTGGGGCGCGTCGGCAGCTTCTTCTACGTGGGCATGGGCGGCATGGCCAACCAGCGGGCGCTGCGCCGGGTCCTGGCCCGACGCCGCCCGGCCGGCGCAGCGCCGCAGCCCGACCCCGACGACCCGGCAGGCCCGAGCACGGCTGCGCACACCGCCGCGCCCATGGTCTCGCTGCGCGGCGTCACCGCCGCCTGGGAACCGCGCCCCGGCGAGCCCTCCGGCCCCGGCGGGCATCCCGGATCAGCCGCCCACCCGCGGCCCGAGCCACCCGCCCCGGTCACCGTGCTGGCCGACGTAAACCTAGAGGTTGCCCCCGGCGAGCACCTGGCCGTCGTCGGCCCCTCCGGTGCGGGCAAGTCCACCCTCATCTCCCTGATCGCCGGTGACCTGCTGCCCGCCGCCGGGACCGTGCGCGTGGCCGGCACCGCCGCCACCGCCACCACCCAGGACGCCATTCGTGCCGCCAGCGCGGTGGTCACCCAGTCCACCTGGCTGTTCACCGGCACGATCGCCGACAACCTCCGCCTGGCCGACCCCACCGCCACCGATGAGCGCATGTGGCAGGCGCTCGCGGCCGCCAACCTCGCCAGCGAGGTGCGCGCCCTGCCGGAGGGGCTGCACACCGACGTCGGTGAGCGCGGCTCCCGGCTGTCCGGAGGGCAGGCGCAGCGGCTGTCCCTGGCGCGGGCCTTCCTCGCCGACCGGCCCCTGCTGCTCCTGGACGAGCCCACCAGCCAGGTGGACCTGGACGCCGAGGCCGCGATCCTCGACGCCATCGAGCGGCTGTCCGTGGGCCGCACGGTCATCACCGTCTCGCACCGCTCCGGGGCGCTGACCGCCGCCGACCGGGTGGTCCGCGTCGAAGGGGGCGGCCTGCGATGA
- a CDS encoding VIT1/CCC1 transporter family protein, with protein sequence MPQLLSPFHSERKSALVGVRLRSGDEAAAPEPEVCPTALWLTARPRRHQPLPAVGNSASALASRLNWLRAGVLGANDGIVSVAGLVIGVAAAAPTDTGAIMAAGVAGVLAGAVSMAAGEYVSVSTQSDTERAYVARQRERLAADPAAGVDSLAAHYRAKGLTAQTARRVARELTVYDAVGAHLEVELGLREDDYTNPWHAAFSSAVAFVVGSMLPLLAILLLPVSVEIPLTFAAVLVGLAITGVVSARLGDAPIRPAVVRNVLGGALAMTVTWGIGHLIGVAV encoded by the coding sequence GTGCCGCAGCTCTTGAGTCCCTTCCATTCGGAGCGCAAGTCCGCTCTGGTGGGTGTGCGGCTGCGCTCCGGTGATGAGGCCGCCGCGCCGGAGCCGGAGGTGTGCCCCACGGCGCTTTGGCTCACCGCCCGCCCGCGCCGCCACCAGCCGCTGCCGGCCGTCGGCAATTCAGCGTCCGCGCTCGCGTCTCGGCTCAACTGGCTGCGCGCCGGCGTGCTGGGAGCCAATGACGGCATTGTCTCCGTGGCGGGCCTGGTGATCGGCGTAGCCGCCGCCGCGCCCACGGACACCGGCGCCATCATGGCGGCGGGAGTCGCCGGCGTGCTGGCCGGGGCCGTCTCCATGGCTGCCGGCGAGTACGTATCCGTCTCCACCCAGTCGGACACCGAGCGGGCCTATGTGGCCCGCCAGCGTGAGCGGCTCGCGGCCGACCCGGCCGCCGGCGTCGACTCCCTGGCCGCCCACTACCGCGCCAAGGGACTGACGGCGCAGACCGCGCGGAGGGTGGCGCGTGAACTGACGGTGTACGACGCCGTCGGCGCGCACCTGGAGGTCGAGCTCGGCCTGCGGGAGGATGACTACACCAACCCCTGGCACGCGGCCTTCTCCAGCGCCGTGGCGTTCGTGGTGGGCTCCATGCTGCCGCTGTTGGCGATCCTGCTGCTGCCGGTGAGTGTGGAGATTCCGCTGACCTTCGCCGCGGTGCTGGTCGGGCTGGCGATCACCGGCGTGGTGTCTGCGCGGCTCGGCGACGCCCCGATCCGCCCGGCCGTGGTGCGCAACGTGCTCGGCGGTGCGCTGGCGATGACGGTCACCTGGGGTATCGGGCACCTCATCGGCGTCGCCGTCTGA
- a CDS encoding App1 family protein, translating into MPFSDLVRAVEDQFHRDSIPVLRRRGWRPRAIPYVGYGSAAPPAARPDAPAQAAPRDMARVLARMVMRPPNAPSEGPLFQRLPEELPATPQDARRQAAESLLEAQRGWRMFIDVPVPHLPVTVTLGGVSVRTRADREGYVDVVVRGHGLPPGWHEATLEAAGAATVTTRVLVVAPGPRLGIVCDIDDTVMVSHVPRMFVAAWNQLVKYTSSRESVPGMAQLLTTVQQAHPGAPVIYLSTGAWNVVPTYRSFFERNGFPEGPMLMTDWGPTNTGLFRSGIEHKRTGLRRLMIDLPEVKWLLVGDDGQHDPLIYGEAAREHSDRVAAVAIRRLTPTEQVLAGTQLTHPAGLAPEARALAESGVPVALGADGYELARTLQPELLAAQLP; encoded by the coding sequence GTGCCGTTCTCCGATCTCGTCCGCGCCGTCGAGGACCAGTTCCACCGCGACTCCATCCCCGTGCTCCGGCGCCGCGGCTGGCGCCCGCGGGCGATCCCCTACGTCGGCTACGGGTCGGCGGCGCCCCCGGCCGCCCGCCCGGACGCACCGGCCCAAGCCGCCCCCCGTGATATGGCGCGCGTGCTGGCCCGCATGGTCATGCGCCCGCCGAATGCGCCCAGTGAGGGCCCGCTGTTCCAGCGACTGCCGGAGGAGCTGCCGGCAACGCCGCAGGACGCGCGCCGCCAGGCGGCCGAGAGCCTGCTGGAGGCGCAGCGCGGCTGGCGCATGTTCATCGACGTGCCCGTGCCGCATCTGCCGGTCACGGTCACGCTCGGCGGGGTGAGTGTGCGCACCCGCGCAGACCGGGAGGGGTACGTCGACGTCGTCGTGCGCGGGCACGGCCTGCCCCCCGGCTGGCATGAGGCCACCCTGGAGGCGGCGGGCGCCGCCACGGTCACCACGCGGGTACTGGTGGTGGCCCCGGGACCGCGCCTGGGCATCGTGTGCGACATCGACGACACCGTCATGGTCTCCCACGTGCCCCGCATGTTCGTGGCCGCCTGGAACCAGCTGGTCAAGTACACCTCCTCCCGCGAGAGCGTGCCGGGCATGGCACAGCTGCTCACCACGGTGCAGCAGGCGCATCCGGGCGCGCCGGTGATCTACCTCTCGACCGGCGCCTGGAACGTGGTGCCGACCTACCGCTCCTTCTTCGAGCGCAACGGCTTCCCGGAGGGGCCGATGCTGATGACGGACTGGGGGCCCACGAACACCGGACTGTTCCGCAGCGGCATTGAGCACAAGCGCACGGGCCTGCGCCGGCTCATGATCGACCTGCCGGAGGTGAAGTGGCTGCTGGTCGGCGACGATGGCCAGCACGATCCGCTGATCTACGGCGAGGCGGCGCGCGAGCACTCCGACCGGGTGGCGGCAGTGGCGATCCGTCGACTCACCCCCACCGAGCAGGTGCTGGCGGGCACGCAGCTGACCCACCCGGCCGGGCTGGCGCCGGAGGCGCGGGCGCTCGCCGAATCCGGAGTGCCGGTGGCGCTCGGGGCTGACGGCTACGAGCTGGCACGCACCCTGCAGCCGGAACTGCTCGCCGCGCAGCTGCCCTAG
- a CDS encoding sensor histidine kinase: MKRGRWHLLTAWRRAWRAQPLRTRLALLTTGLLTVGLFASSLSVTSLLENQLVGQVDAQLRATAQAIGTQGVTALSSSRINSSDPDSSMPSTYYVEAQYLDGNSGQMLSPDTADKYGVPTIRMLSVDEAVAQASDPKLFTVDSDQLNHQWRVIILPIDDRTSGEHIGVVAIALPLRDVMETVERTRLEVALTDFSLILLGSMAAAYLVRRSFRTLRQIEGVAGQIASGDLSARVPVTEPPTTEVGSLQRALNTMLQQNEQAFDVQVVAQERMTRFVSDASHELRTPLSAIRGYGELYRMGGVPPERTAEVMGRIESEASRMGRLVDDLLQLARMDEGREMSMAPVNLTQIAAGALTDMMVLAPDRDCALIPLDDADSEARPVMVLGDRDRLSQVLTNLLGNVTRHTPEGSPVEIAVGTVPHGSDGTGAPTVVVEVRDHGPGVAQADAEKVFQRFYRADTSRNRQTGGSGLGLSIVSAIITRHGGTVRMDQTPGGGATVHIELPALVTPQ, encoded by the coding sequence GTGAAACGCGGGCGCTGGCACCTGCTGACCGCATGGAGACGGGCGTGGCGCGCACAGCCGCTGCGCACCCGCCTGGCCCTGCTGACCACCGGCCTACTGACCGTCGGGCTGTTCGCCTCATCACTGTCCGTCACCTCGCTGCTCGAGAACCAGCTGGTGGGTCAGGTCGATGCCCAGCTGCGCGCCACGGCGCAGGCCATCGGCACTCAGGGGGTGACCGCGCTCAGCTCCAGCCGTATCAACAGCTCCGACCCCGACTCCTCCATGCCCTCCACCTACTACGTGGAGGCGCAGTACCTGGACGGCAATAGCGGCCAGATGCTCTCCCCGGACACCGCCGACAAGTACGGGGTCCCCACCATCCGGATGCTGTCGGTGGACGAGGCGGTGGCGCAGGCCTCCGACCCCAAGCTGTTCACGGTGGACTCCGATCAGCTGAACCACCAGTGGCGGGTCATCATCCTGCCTATCGACGACCGCACCAGCGGCGAGCACATTGGCGTAGTCGCCATTGCGCTGCCTCTCAGAGACGTGATGGAGACGGTTGAGCGGACCCGGCTCGAGGTCGCCCTGACCGACTTCTCCCTGATCCTGCTGGGCTCCATGGCCGCCGCCTACCTGGTGCGACGCTCCTTCCGCACGCTGCGGCAGATCGAGGGCGTGGCCGGGCAGATCGCCAGCGGCGACCTGTCCGCCCGCGTCCCCGTCACCGAGCCGCCGACGACGGAGGTCGGCTCCCTGCAGCGGGCGCTGAACACGATGCTGCAGCAGAACGAGCAGGCCTTCGACGTCCAGGTGGTCGCCCAGGAGCGCATGACCCGTTTCGTCTCCGACGCCTCGCATGAGCTGCGCACTCCCCTGTCCGCCATCCGCGGCTATGGCGAGCTGTACCGCATGGGTGGCGTGCCGCCGGAGCGCACGGCGGAGGTGATGGGCCGGATCGAGTCCGAGGCCTCACGCATGGGCCGGCTGGTGGACGACCTGCTGCAGCTGGCCCGCATGGATGAGGGCCGGGAGATGTCCATGGCCCCGGTGAACCTGACGCAGATCGCCGCCGGGGCACTGACGGACATGATGGTGCTCGCCCCCGACCGCGACTGCGCCCTGATCCCGCTCGACGACGCCGATAGCGAGGCCCGGCCGGTCATGGTGCTGGGCGATCGGGACCGCCTGTCGCAGGTGCTGACGAATCTGCTGGGCAACGTCACCCGGCACACGCCCGAGGGGTCCCCGGTGGAGATCGCCGTCGGCACCGTGCCGCACGGTTCCGACGGCACCGGCGCGCCGACCGTCGTCGTCGAGGTGCGCGACCACGGTCCGGGCGTGGCGCAGGCGGATGCGGAGAAGGTCTTCCAGCGCTTCTACCGGGCCGACACCTCCCGCAACCGCCAGACCGGCGGCTCCGGCCTGGGGCTGTCGATCGTGTCGGCCATCATCACCCGGCACGGCGGCACCGTCCGCATGGACCAGACGCCGGGGGGCGGCGCCACCGTGCATATCGAGCTGCCCGCCCTGGTCACCCCGCAGTAA
- a CDS encoding cation diffusion facilitator family transporter, with translation MPSPRYAPPKDLSGYAWLSVGAALATITLKALAWWLTGSVGLLSDAAESLVNLVAALVAVVVLKIAIRPADADHQFGHSKAEYFSSVCEGAMIFVAAGFIIFSAIERIITPVMPERLSLGLMISVGASLINGAVAWVLLRKGRAEHSATLVADAKHLLTDVTTSAAVLAGVGLVAVFHSPVLDAVVALGAGLNIMWTGFQLIRESVAGLMDVAPDREALQRINAVLDERRRDGVVDFHAVRVREAGSRRFAHLHVLVPGDWTVKRGHDYTEALIDELVAADPSLRVSAHLEPIDDPLSYADVEDV, from the coding sequence GTGCCATCCCCCCGCTACGCCCCGCCCAAGGACCTCTCCGGCTACGCCTGGCTGTCAGTCGGGGCGGCCCTGGCCACCATCACGCTGAAGGCGCTCGCCTGGTGGCTGACTGGTTCGGTCGGGCTGCTGTCCGATGCCGCCGAGTCCCTGGTCAACCTCGTGGCCGCACTGGTGGCGGTAGTCGTCTTGAAGATCGCCATCCGGCCGGCCGACGCCGACCACCAGTTCGGGCACTCCAAGGCGGAGTACTTCTCCTCCGTGTGCGAGGGGGCCATGATCTTCGTGGCCGCCGGCTTCATCATCTTCTCCGCGATCGAGCGCATCATCACCCCGGTCATGCCGGAACGGCTGAGCCTGGGGCTGATGATCTCGGTGGGCGCCTCCCTGATCAACGGCGCAGTGGCCTGGGTGCTGCTGCGCAAGGGACGGGCCGAGCACTCGGCCACGCTGGTGGCGGACGCCAAGCACCTGCTGACCGACGTGACCACCTCCGCCGCCGTGCTCGCGGGGGTGGGCCTGGTCGCGGTGTTCCACTCCCCCGTGCTCGACGCCGTCGTCGCCCTGGGTGCGGGCCTGAACATCATGTGGACCGGCTTCCAACTGATCCGCGAGTCGGTGGCCGGGCTCATGGATGTGGCCCCGGACCGGGAGGCCCTGCAGCGGATCAACGCGGTCCTGGATGAGCGCCGCCGCGACGGCGTCGTCGACTTCCACGCGGTGCGCGTGCGCGAGGCCGGCAGTCGCCGCTTCGCCCACCTGCACGTGCTGGTGCCCGGCGACTGGACGGTCAAGCGGGGCCACGACTACACCGAGGCGCTCATCGACGAGCTCGTCGCCGCCGACCCCAGCCTGCGGGTCTCGGCGCATCTGGAGCCGATCGATGACCCGCTGTCCTACGCCGACGTCGAGGACGTCTGA
- a CDS encoding NYN domain-containing protein, which produces MTTPTYLLVDGENIDATLGMSVLGRRPEPDERPRWDRVLSFCDDLANEKSDGAETRALFFLNATSGHMPMGFVQALLAMDYRPIPLAGSGNQEEKVVDIGIQRTLEALAERVEGGEDVHVLLGSHDGDYVPQVERLLDAGAQVDVLCFREFLNTHLASLESRGLTVYDLETDVDAFTIALPRVRIIPLTEFDPLKFI; this is translated from the coding sequence ATGACCACACCCACGTATCTTCTTGTGGACGGGGAGAACATCGACGCCACCCTCGGCATGAGCGTGCTCGGGCGCCGCCCGGAGCCCGACGAGCGTCCCCGGTGGGACCGCGTGCTGTCCTTCTGCGACGATCTCGCCAACGAGAAGTCCGACGGCGCGGAGACCCGCGCCCTGTTCTTCCTCAACGCCACCTCCGGCCACATGCCCATGGGCTTCGTCCAGGCGCTGCTGGCCATGGACTACCGCCCCATCCCACTGGCGGGCTCCGGCAACCAGGAGGAGAAGGTCGTCGACATCGGTATTCAGCGGACCCTGGAGGCGCTGGCCGAGCGCGTCGAGGGCGGCGAGGACGTGCACGTCCTGCTCGGCTCGCACGACGGCGACTACGTCCCCCAGGTCGAGCGCCTCCTGGATGCGGGAGCCCAGGTGGACGTGCTGTGCTTCCGGGAGTTCCTCAACACCCACCTCGCCTCCCTGGAGTCGCGCGGCCTGACCGTCTACGACCTGGAGACCGACGTGGACGCCTTCACCATCGCGCTGCCGCGCGTCCGCATCATCCCGCTGACCGAGTTCGACCCGCTCAAGTTCATCTGA
- a CDS encoding YtxH domain-containing protein: MASKLPFIIGLGAGYVLGTRAGRAQYERIKASATRLVDQPFVRDRVSAASNRASSFVREQGEAVTDKVADAVKERLFGTPTPQPSSAPSVTVDDAQVRPVNHAD; encoded by the coding sequence ATGGCTAGCAAGCTCCCCTTCATCATCGGACTCGGTGCCGGCTACGTCCTCGGTACGCGCGCGGGCCGGGCGCAGTACGAGCGCATCAAGGCGTCGGCCACCAGGCTCGTCGACCAGCCCTTCGTGCGCGACAGGGTCAGCGCCGCCTCCAACCGCGCCTCCAGCTTCGTGCGTGAGCAGGGCGAGGCCGTCACCGACAAGGTCGCCGACGCCGTCAAGGAGCGCCTGTTCGGCACGCCCACCCCGCAGCCGTCGTCGGCCCCGTCGGTTACCGTCGACGACGCCCAGGTCCGCCCGGTCAACCACGCCGACTGA